The region TCCGGCTTCGGCTCGCGAGCGGTCGCCACGAGCATGTCGCCGAGGCCGACCAGCTTCTCGGCGCCCGACGAGTCGAGGATGACGCGGCTGTCGGTCTGCGACGTCACGGAGAAGGCGAGCCGCGAAGGGATGTTGGCCTTGATGACGCCGGTGATGACGTTCACCGAGGGCCGCTGGGTGGCGAGCACGAGATGGATCCCCACCGCCCTCGCCATCTGGGCGATCCTGACGATCGAATCCTCGACCGCCCTCCCTGCCACCATCATCAGGTCGTTGAGCTCGTCGACGATCACGACGATGTACGGGAAGCGATCGAACATCTCCTCGTCGACGCCGCCGGCGTCGTACTTCTCCCGGTAGCTGGTGATGTCACGGACGCCGGCGTCGGCGAGCAGCTCGTAGCGGCGATCCATCTCCTGGACCGCCCACTGCAGCGCATCGGCAGCCTTCTTGGGGTTCGTGATGACCCGCGTCATGAGGTGGGGCACGCCGTTGTACTGGCCGAGCTCGACTCGCTTCGGGTCCACGAGGACGAGGCGCACCTCGTCCGGGGTGGCCCGCATGAGCAAGGACGTGACGATGGCGTTGATGCACGACGACTTGCCGGCTCCCGTGGCACCGGCGATGAGCACGTGGGGCAGGTCCGTCAACGTCAGCAGCCGGGAGGTGCCGCTGATGTCCTTGCCGAGCGCCACGGACATCGGGTCGAGATCGGCGGCGGCCTCGCCGCTCGTCAGGATGTCGCCGAGGGTCACGAGGTCGCGGCGCCGGTTGGGGACCTCGATGCCGATGGCGCTCTTGCCGGGGATCGGGGCGAGGATGCGGACGTCCGGCGAGGCCAAGGCGTAGGCGATGTCGTGGGAGAGCCCGGTGACCCGGGACACCTTGACCCCGGGTGCCAGCTCGATCTCGTACCGGGTGACGGTCGGTCCGGGCACGATGCGGGTCAGCCTGGCGTCCACCCCGTGCTGGTGGAGGGACTCCTCGAGCTCGATCGCCATCTGCTCGAGCGCCTTGCGGTTGTGGGCGTGCCTGTCCGAGAGGTTGAGCAGCTCCAGGGGAGGCAACACGTAGTCACCCGTCGTCGGGGGCTTGATCGCCGGCCGCTTCTGCTGCTTCGGCCTGGTTGCCGCCGGTTCCGGCCCGGCAGGGCCGGTCGAGCGCCGCGGCCGAGTGACCTCGACGTCGCCCGCCATGGGAGGATCGACGTGCACCTCCCTCACGTCCTGGAACGACCGCAGGAAGGCGACGGCGCCCCGCACGGCGCTCCAGATCGTCCTGGCGACGTCCCGCAGCGAAGCCCTCGTCATGATGAGGGCCCCCAGGCCGATGACGGCGACGAGCACCGTGAGCGCCCCCCAGAATCCGATGAGCCGGCGAAGCGGGAAGGACATGAGCGAGCCGACGACGCCCCCGCGCGCCATGACGTCCTCGAGGGACTCCGCCAGGGAGATCGTCCCCGTGAGGAGATGGAAGAGAGCCAGCGACGACATGAACAGCGCCAGCACCGCGATCGAGATCCGCCCGTAGTCCTTGCGGGGGAGACTCCCGACGAGGGCCAGGCCGATCACGATCAGGCAGAACGGGATGAAGTACGCCCAGATGCCGAAGAGGAATGCAAGCCCCATCGTGAGCCATGTGCCCACCGGTCCCGCCAGGTCGAAGAACGCCAGGCCGACGAGGAGGGCGACGACGATGAGGGCCAGGCCCCAGACGTCGTCCGCCTGGTGGCCCATCCGGTCCCGCACCCTGGCTCGCAGCGCCGTCAGCGCACGACGAGGCGACCAGCGGGCGGCCTTGGTTTTCCTGACCCTTCTCCGCCCCGAGCCCCCACGGGACGAAGTCCGTGATGGCATGGGACGCCGACGATACACCAGCACCGCGCGACCACAAAGCAACCAGGCGGCGAGAGCGCCCGGCCGGGCGGGGTCACACCTCGATCAGCACCGGGACGACGACCGGTCTCCGGTCGAGGGTGCTCTTCACGGCCCGGCCGGCGACGCTGCGGATCCTGCGGCGCAGAGTGTCCGGATCGAGGGGGCGCTCGAGGCTGTCGACCGACTCCGTGACCCGTTGGACGACCTCCTTGTGGATCTCGTCCGTGTCGTCCGTGACGCCGTGGCTGTCGACGTCCGGGCCGAAGACGATCTGCCCGCTCGCCATGTCCACCCCCATCGAGACGATGAGCACGCCGTCGTCCGCCAGGTGGCGCCGGTCGCGCAGAACCGTCTCGACGTCGCCGACGCCGGCGCCGTCGAGGTACACGTAACCGGCCGGGATGGCGCCCCGCTCGACTCGCAGCTCCCCATTGTCCAGAACGACGACGTCACCGTCGTTGCAGACGACGACCTCGCCGATGCCGACCTGGCGCGCCAGGGCGGCGTTGGCGAACAGGTGGCGGTGCTCGCCGTGCACCGGCACGAGCGCCCGGGGAGCGACGATGTTCATCAGCGTCTTCAGCTCCTCCTGGGCGGCGTGGCCCGAGACGTGCACGTTGGCGTTGCGACCGTGGTAGACGCTGACGCCGGTCCGCACGAGGTTGTTGATCACCCTGCCGACCTTCGTCTCGTTCCCGGGGATCGGCGTGGCCGAGATGATGACCGTGTCCTTCTCCTCGAGCTTCACGTCGCGATGCTCCCCCGACGCCATCAGCGAGAGGGCCGCGAACGGCTCGCCCTGGCTGCCGGTGCAGATCACCGCGGTCTTCTCCGGGGGCAACTCGCCGAGGGCGTCGAGGGGCATGGAGTCGGCGTCCGAGTAGACGAGGAGCCCGAGGGACCTGGCGACCTCGGTGTTGCGCAGCATCGATCGCCCGAGGAAGGTGAACTTGCGGCCCGACCCGACAACGGCATCGATCGCCTGCTGGACCCGATGGATGTGGCTGGCGAAGCAGGCGAGGATGACTCTCCCCTCCGCCCTGCTCGTCAGGGCGGAGAGCTCGCGCCCGAGGGTCGACTCGGACGGCACGAACCCGGGACGTTCGGCGTTCGTCGAGTCGACGAGAAACAGGCGGACACCCCTCCTGCCGAAACCGGCGAACGTCGCCAGATCGGTGGTGATGCCGTCTATCGGCGTCGGGTCGAGCTTGAAGTCCCCCGAATGGAGGATGATCCCCTCCGGCGTGTCGAAGGCGACCCCGGTCGCCTGGGGGACACTGTGGGCGACCGAGATGAGCGTGAACTTGATCGGACCCGCCTCGATCCACTGCCGAGGCTCCACCGCCACCAGGTTCGGCTCGACGCCGAGCTCCTCGATCCTCGGCCGGGCGAGCTCCACGGCCAGGGCGGTGCCGTACACCGGGACGTTCACCTCGCGGAGGAAGTAGGCCAACGAGCCGACGTGATCCTCGTGGCCGTGGGTCAGCACGACGCACTCGACGTCGCCCGCCCTGTCGACGACGGAGCTGAAGTCCGGGAGCACGAGGTCGACCCCGAGCATGTCCTCCTCGGGGAACATGAGCCCGCAGTCGAGAAGCGCCAGCCTCCCGTCGACCTCGACGACTGCGCAATTGCGGCCGATCTCGCCGAGACCGCCGAGGAACCCGACCTTGACCGTCATACGGCCTGGGCCGCCTCCAAGGCACTCTCGATGAGCTCGAGCGTCGCCTCGGATGCGGCGACGAGCGGTAGGCGAGGTACGCC is a window of Acidimicrobiia bacterium DNA encoding:
- a CDS encoding ribonuclease J, with the translated sequence MTVKVGFLGGLGEIGRNCAVVEVDGRLALLDCGLMFPEEDMLGVDLVLPDFSSVVDRAGDVECVVLTHGHEDHVGSLAYFLREVNVPVYGTALAVELARPRIEELGVEPNLVAVEPRQWIEAGPIKFTLISVAHSVPQATGVAFDTPEGIILHSGDFKLDPTPIDGITTDLATFAGFGRRGVRLFLVDSTNAERPGFVPSESTLGRELSALTSRAEGRVILACFASHIHRVQQAIDAVVGSGRKFTFLGRSMLRNTEVARSLGLLVYSDADSMPLDALGELPPEKTAVICTGSQGEPFAALSLMASGEHRDVKLEEKDTVIISATPIPGNETKVGRVINNLVRTGVSVYHGRNANVHVSGHAAQEELKTLMNIVAPRALVPVHGEHRHLFANAALARQVGIGEVVVCNDGDVVVLDNGELRVERGAIPAGYVYLDGAGVGDVETVLRDRRHLADDGVLIVSMGVDMASGQIVFGPDVDSHGVTDDTDEIHKEVVQRVTESVDSLERPLDPDTLRRRIRSVAGRAVKSTLDRRPVVVPVLIEV
- a CDS encoding DNA translocase FtsK 4TM domain-containing protein, which produces MGHQADDVWGLALIVVALLVGLAFFDLAGPVGTWLTMGLAFLFGIWAYFIPFCLIVIGLALVGSLPRKDYGRISIAVLALFMSSLALFHLLTGTISLAESLEDVMARGGVVGSLMSFPLRRLIGFWGALTVLVAVIGLGALIMTRASLRDVARTIWSAVRGAVAFLRSFQDVREVHVDPPMAGDVEVTRPRRSTGPAGPEPAATRPKQQKRPAIKPPTTGDYVLPPLELLNLSDRHAHNRKALEQMAIELEESLHQHGVDARLTRIVPGPTVTRYEIELAPGVKVSRVTGLSHDIAYALASPDVRILAPIPGKSAIGIEVPNRRRDLVTLGDILTSGEAAADLDPMSVALGKDISGTSRLLTLTDLPHVLIAGATGAGKSSCINAIVTSLLMRATPDEVRLVLVDPKRVELGQYNGVPHLMTRVITNPKKAADALQWAVQEMDRRYELLADAGVRDITSYREKYDAGGVDEEMFDRFPYIVVIVDELNDLMMVAGRAVEDSIVRIAQMARAVGIHLVLATQRPSVNVITGVIKANIPSRLAFSVTSQTDSRVILDSSGAEKLVGLGDMLVATAREPKPERIQGAFVSEAEVHAVVEWVKQQQNTRYEEKQVFEVAERRAAVEEEFEGEDPDIIREAIELIVRSQLGSTSMLQRKLRIGFARAGRVMDILENKGIVGPSEGSKAREVLITADELHDVLTSA